The Heteronotia binoei isolate CCM8104 ecotype False Entrance Well chromosome 14, APGP_CSIRO_Hbin_v1, whole genome shotgun sequence genome has a window encoding:
- the LOC132582302 gene encoding capping protein, Arp2/3 and myosin-I linker protein 2-like, whose protein sequence is MTTTWKWDSYLSPLPMSRINSVGELEVKVEGAAEERPGSPRAAAGLLSLSRASSAKSRPASTKDAEAGSRLLPPPPPRPEPAAPSLMDLPTAGEKLEHYTRARPRPNRRNRQPPSKPNVQPAVRENDEDRSIARLDEGLDDFFTKKVIHEHLPPVTPEASPALATPPSSGSRTLKKKIGHFFAFKKPKSGRAGRPEKEPEGSPSTTRGRRLMLSDILRAPSKASESPKGLSKSEEGGLAGDSRSPLEQSQTPDSSRRTRTNYSREGKSQSLILLSGEDEETLGVRHEKKRPFERSDGELPSSFEQRVHVMLHRIGVTKVLPSEGKKKQSKDGEIKKAGSDGDIVDSSAEPPPCTLKSRTHSMSTDPSVRLGPADATSRTSTELSGGFSEGRLSWKALGKQLNAELKGKCSELGSSPRRAFAVQEPASPREQKSRESWTSSLPRIGRSSAGAPPIRRTSNAEEGRAFSELQNSYADINTITGDNQLKPKPRPKPATNRRAMSVHEEQLRDQASAVELHHTKLPLCLQRSPILKWKIKPKPLLEPETPASSDSPGTPPQERTTAATEARPKKDTGEELQPALEQTLENAQNTALDQRTAVLPPKSPTQEH, encoded by the exons ATGACAACAACATGGAAATGGGACAGCTACCTGAGCCCTCTGCCAATGTCCCGCATCAATA GTGTGGGGGAGCTGGAGGTGAAGGTCGAGGGGGCTGCGGAGGAGAGGCCGGGGAGTCCCCGGGCCGCTGCTGGGCTGCTGTCACTCAGCCGTGCCTCCTCCGCCAAGTCACGCCCTGCCTCCACAAAGGATGCTGAGGCTGGGAGCcggctgcttcctcctcctcctcctcgcccagAGCCCGCCGCGCCGTCCCTTATGGACCTGCCGACCGCTGGAGAGAAACTGGAGCACTACACCCGAGCCAGGCCCAGGCCCAACCGCAGGAACAGGCAGCCCCCCAGCAAGCCCAAT GTGCAGCCAGCGGTGCGCGAGAACGATGAAGACCGAAGCATTGCGAGGTTGGATGAAGGCCTAGACGACTTCTTCACAAAGAAGGTGATTCATGAGCACTTACC CCCCGTTACACCAGAAGCCTCCCCGGCATTGGCCACCCCACCGTCTTCTGGCTCTCGGACCCTCAAAAAGAAAATAGGACACTTCTTTGCCTTCAAGAAGCCCAAGTCGGGCCGGGCTGGCAGGCCGGAGAAGGAGCCTGAGGGCAGCCCTTCCACAACGAGGGGCAGGAGGCTGATGCTGAGTGACATTCTGAGGGCCCCCAGCAAAGCCAGCGAATCCCCCAAAGGACTCAGCAAGTCTGAAGAAGGAGGGCTGGCTGGGGACAGCAGGAGCCCCCTGGAGCAAAGCCAGACCCCAGACAGTTCTCGCAGGACTCGGACGAACTActcccgggaagggaaatcccagtCCCTGATACTCCTGTCCGGCGAGGACGAAGAGACACTCGGGGTGCGGCATGAGAAA AAGAGGCCGTTTGAGAGAAGTGACGGAGAGCTGCCCAGTTCCTTCGAGCAGAGAGTCCATGTCATGCTGCATCGGATTGGCGTCACCAAGGTGTTACCTTCTGAAGGCAAAAAGAAGCAG AGCAAAGATGGGGAGATCAAGAAAGCTGGTTCCGATG GGGACATCGTGGACAGCTCAGCGGAGCCTCCTCCTTGCACCCTGAAATCTCGGACACACTCCATGTCTACAG ACCCCTCTGTGCGGTTAGGGCCTGCTGATGCTACCAGCAGAACCAGCACGGAGCTAAGCGGCGGATTCAGTGAAGGGAGACTCTCCTGGAAAGCTCTTGGGAAGCAACTGAACGCAGAGCTCAAAGGCAAATGTTCAGAACTCGGCTCTTCCCCGAGAAGAGCTTTTGCTGTTCAGGAGCCAGCCAGCCCCAGAGAGCAAAAAAGCAGGGAGAGCTGGACCAGCAGTTTGCCCAGGATTGGGAGAAGTTCTGCAGGCGCTCCTCCCATCAGAAGGACCAGCAATGCCGAAGAAGGACGGGCTTTCTCTGAACTGCAGAATTCATACGCTGACATAAACACGATTACGGGAG ACAATCAACTCAAACCCAAACCTCGCCCGAAGCCTGCAACAAACCGGAGGGCCATGTCTGTTCACGAGGAACAGCTCAGGGACCAAGCAAGTGCAGTGGAGCTGCACC ACACGAAACTCCCTCTTTGTCTGCAGCGCTCCCCAATCCTGAAATGGAAAATTAAGCCCAAGCCCCTGCTGGAACCTGAAACACCTGCATCATCTGACTCCCCAG GCACTCCACCCCAGGAAAGGACCACGGCAGCTACAGAGGCAAGGCCGAAAAAAGACACAGGTGAAGAGCTGCAGCCAGCTCTGGAACAGACTCTTGAGAATGCACAGAATACAGCCCTAGACCAAAGAACTGCTGTGCTGCCCCCTAAGTCACCGACACAGGAGCACTGA